One part of the Enterococcus sp. DIV1094 genome encodes these proteins:
- a CDS encoding NADH-dependent flavin oxidoreductase encodes MVKFNESITFPSGSELKNRLMLSPMTTELSFFNGVITKDEIEYYAQRSKGLGAVITGAANVQDIGKGWPGELSIAHDEMIPRLSELAQAIQGEGAKAIVQIFHGGRMTSRATLSGEQTVSASAIPAERPDAETPRALSEEEVSETIRAFGEATRRAIEAGFDGVELHGANTYLIQQFFSPHSNRRDDQWGGTLEKRYHFIEELLKSVFQAVETHAKKPFIVGYRFSPEEFETPGIRFEETIWLMEQLRETKLDYLHVSLNTYDRVARSETYNEKSILEYVHEAIQGKIPLVGVGNVRNRKDVESVLAHAELVAVGQQMLVDPEWAVKLLEGRDDEFVTKPFSEAYKDLYLPSPLYNFLDQRYRSTINI; translated from the coding sequence ATGGTAAAATTCAATGAATCAATCACATTTCCATCAGGTAGTGAGCTAAAAAATCGGTTGATGCTATCACCAATGACTACTGAACTTAGCTTTTTTAATGGAGTAATCACAAAAGATGAAATCGAATACTATGCACAACGATCAAAAGGATTAGGTGCAGTGATCACTGGTGCTGCCAATGTGCAAGATATCGGAAAAGGTTGGCCAGGTGAATTAAGTATTGCACACGACGAAATGATCCCTCGTTTAAGTGAATTAGCACAAGCTATCCAAGGTGAAGGTGCTAAGGCGATCGTGCAAATCTTCCATGGCGGACGTATGACGAGTCGTGCGACTTTATCCGGAGAACAAACAGTATCTGCTAGTGCTATTCCAGCAGAACGTCCAGATGCCGAAACACCTCGGGCATTAAGTGAGGAAGAAGTCAGCGAAACGATCCGAGCATTTGGAGAAGCAACACGCAGAGCGATCGAAGCCGGATTTGACGGCGTGGAATTACATGGAGCGAATACCTACTTGATCCAACAATTCTTCTCTCCTCATTCTAATCGTCGTGACGACCAATGGGGCGGAACGTTAGAGAAACGTTACCACTTTATTGAAGAATTATTGAAATCTGTCTTTCAAGCAGTTGAAACACACGCTAAGAAACCATTTATCGTTGGTTATCGTTTTTCACCAGAAGAATTTGAAACACCAGGTATCCGTTTTGAAGAAACGATTTGGTTGATGGAACAATTACGTGAAACGAAATTAGACTATCTACATGTTTCTTTGAACACGTATGACCGTGTAGCTCGCTCTGAAACGTATAATGAAAAATCAATTCTTGAATACGTCCATGAAGCGATTCAAGGAAAAATCCCGCTAGTCGGTGTCGGGAATGTCCGTAACCGTAAAGATGTCGAGTCTGTGTTAGCTCATGCTGAACTCGTGGCAGTTGGCCAACAAATGTTGGTAGATCCTGAATGGGCAGTCAAGTTATTAGAAGGTCGGGATGATGAATTTGTGACGAAACCATTTTCTGAAGCATACAAAGACTTGTATTTACCAAGTCCATTGTATAATTTCCTTGATCAACGTTATCGATCAACCATCAATATCTAA
- a CDS encoding type 1 glutamine amidotransferase domain-containing protein, which produces MKVLIVLTNVEKYDNIERPTGLWLSELTHFYDVLVKNKIDADFVSPNGGYVPLEPKSILDMDQVDWAYYQDEDFRNRALGQTLRPDEVNPKDYAAIYYAGGHGTMWDFPGSEKLAEVASAIYKENGIVSAVCHGVVGLLPVVDENGQSILAGRKVTGFSNEEEEANGTTNNVPFLTEDSLKEKGADYQAGKAFTEVVHVDGRLLTGQNPQSAHLLGEKVVTALTK; this is translated from the coding sequence ATGAAAGTTTTGATTGTTTTGACAAATGTAGAGAAATACGACAATATCGAGCGTCCAACAGGTTTATGGTTAAGTGAATTGACTCATTTTTATGATGTATTAGTCAAAAATAAGATCGATGCTGACTTTGTTAGCCCAAATGGCGGCTATGTGCCTTTGGAACCAAAAAGTATATTAGATATGGATCAAGTGGATTGGGCCTATTATCAAGATGAAGATTTTCGTAACCGTGCCTTAGGACAAACGTTACGTCCTGATGAAGTGAATCCAAAAGATTATGCAGCTATTTACTATGCGGGTGGTCACGGAACGATGTGGGACTTCCCAGGCTCAGAAAAATTAGCAGAGGTTGCTTCTGCGATTTACAAAGAGAATGGCATCGTATCAGCGGTTTGTCATGGCGTCGTAGGGCTATTGCCTGTCGTAGACGAAAACGGTCAGTCCATTTTAGCTGGACGTAAAGTGACTGGCTTCAGTAATGAAGAAGAGGAAGCGAACGGTACAACGAATAATGTACCATTCCTGACTGAAGATTCATTGAAAGAAAAAGGAGCAGATTATCAGGCAGGAAAAGCTTTTACTGAAGTGGTTCATGTAGATGGGCGTTTATTAACAGGACAAAACCCTCAATCTGCACACCTATTAGGAGAAAAAGTCGTTACTGCGTTGACGAAATAA
- a CDS encoding aldo/keto reductase, which yields METRTLNNGLTIPVLGFGVFQIWDQEECEQVVLEALNAGYRLIDTAAVYYNEEAVGRAIKKSGIPREEITITTKLWVTDASYEGAYKAYERSLQKLGVDYIDIFLIHQPYNDYYGAWRAMEELYDAGKVKAIGVSNFSTGRLTDLILNHRIKPVINQIEQHPYRQQKKQRETGTHFDVATEAWSPFNQGKDGIFDEPVLKELAEKYNKTVPQIILRWQTQLGIITIPKSVHVDRMKQNIAIFDFQLSEEELTLIEQLDQAPESTGPREHRTLVENLHNISIDQANK from the coding sequence ATGGAAACACGTACCTTGAACAATGGTTTGACGATTCCTGTACTTGGATTTGGGGTCTTTCAAATCTGGGATCAAGAGGAATGTGAGCAAGTCGTTTTAGAAGCGCTAAATGCTGGCTATCGGCTGATCGATACTGCGGCTGTTTATTACAATGAAGAAGCAGTTGGTCGGGCAATCAAAAAAAGTGGGATTCCCAGAGAAGAAATCACCATTACAACAAAGCTATGGGTCACTGATGCTTCTTACGAAGGTGCTTATAAAGCGTATGAGCGTTCTTTACAAAAATTAGGGGTAGACTACATTGACATTTTCTTGATCCACCAACCTTACAATGATTATTACGGCGCATGGCGTGCTATGGAAGAACTCTATGATGCAGGTAAAGTAAAGGCAATCGGAGTCTCCAATTTTTCCACTGGTCGTTTGACCGATTTGATTTTGAATCACCGCATCAAACCTGTCATCAATCAAATCGAACAACATCCGTACCGTCAACAAAAAAAACAAAGAGAAACAGGCACACACTTTGACGTTGCGACGGAAGCATGGAGTCCGTTCAATCAAGGAAAAGATGGGATCTTTGATGAACCAGTGTTGAAAGAATTAGCTGAGAAATACAATAAAACTGTTCCACAGATCATCTTACGTTGGCAAACACAACTAGGGATCATCACGATCCCTAAATCTGTCCATGTGGATCGTATGAAGCAAAATATCGCCATTTTTGATTTCCAATTATCAGAAGAAGAATTGACTTTGATCGAACAGCTCGATCAAGCACCAGAGTCAACTGGACCTCGTGAACATCGAACATTAGTTGAAAATCTGCATAATATCTCGATTGATCAAGCAAATAAATAA
- a CDS encoding Fic family protein: protein MDNTALARFITSLGSLNNYGSTVLQTKKALDQKSTKPLRQNKDDIAIFTDALKGIDVIKKIGFSTDGIIAVNTQFDSPSNEQPGLPGHLRNAYYNEEDRIAIIIDQQSQEAYLPPEIVTRVDIDQIVERFNESKKEEKDAWRVFAQLSKLQAFQDGNKRTALIAANSAFGTLENENYLTLPFNDLDRVEFTLNLMRYYQAKTPTEEEKAFERMLDTLPSPKERELALHAPIQENKNFDASTYRIKEQLSKPDVSRE, encoded by the coding sequence ATGGATAATACAGCTCTTGCAAGATTTATTACCTCATTAGGTAGTTTAAATAATTATGGTAGCACGGTTTTACAAACGAAAAAAGCACTTGATCAAAAATCGACAAAACCTCTGAGACAAAACAAAGACGATATCGCGATTTTTACAGATGCATTAAAAGGAATCGATGTAATCAAAAAAATAGGATTCTCAACAGATGGGATCATTGCAGTAAATACACAGTTTGATTCACCATCAAATGAACAACCTGGTTTGCCCGGTCATTTGAGAAATGCTTATTACAATGAAGAGGATCGTATCGCTATTATTATCGATCAACAAAGTCAGGAAGCTTATTTGCCACCGGAGATCGTTACGCGAGTCGATATCGATCAAATCGTAGAAAGATTTAATGAGTCTAAAAAGGAAGAAAAAGATGCTTGGCGTGTCTTTGCACAATTATCAAAATTACAGGCGTTTCAAGACGGCAACAAGCGAACAGCACTGATTGCTGCTAACTCAGCTTTTGGTACGTTAGAAAATGAAAATTACCTCACTCTTCCTTTCAATGATCTGGATCGAGTGGAATTTACATTGAATCTGATGCGTTATTACCAAGCAAAGACACCAACAGAGGAAGAAAAAGCGTTTGAACGTATGCTAGACACACTACCATCACCTAAAGAAAGAGAACTGGCATTACATGCACCTATTCAAGAAAATAAAAATTTTGATGCGAGTACGTATCGCATCAAAGAGCAATTGAGTAAACCAGATGTATCAAGAGAATAA
- a CDS encoding type II toxin-antitoxin system RelB/DinJ family antitoxin, with product MKTKEKAKKGRIQVGIDKELKENAEQILEELGLNATTAITILYKQVVSRGEFPMEIKLNEEERQAIKLRQLTQSMPVTLLDTDEKLNEWLNEYE from the coding sequence GTGAAAACAAAAGAGAAAGCAAAAAAAGGAAGAATACAAGTCGGAATTGATAAAGAGCTAAAAGAAAACGCAGAACAAATATTAGAAGAACTTGGGTTGAATGCGACAACAGCAATCACCATCTTATATAAACAAGTTGTATCAAGAGGTGAGTTTCCAATGGAAATAAAATTGAATGAAGAAGAAAGACAAGCAATCAAGTTGCGCCAATTAACACAAAGTATGCCTGTTACATTGCTTGATACAGATGAAAAGCTAAATGAGTGGCTAAATGAATACGAATGA
- a CDS encoding type II toxin-antitoxin system PemK/MazF family toxin, whose translation MNTNEIVTVYVAYADKEDGKKRPILVIRDKNDCIEFFSITSQYEHKSKKIKQVYFPIKDWKKSGLHKASWIDVGMLRAIPKGNEKIKYAKVGTLMKEDGARLIEFIKNLQQNEKL comes from the coding sequence ATGAATACGAATGAAATAGTCACAGTTTATGTGGCTTACGCTGACAAAGAAGATGGAAAGAAAAGACCTATATTGGTTATACGAGATAAAAATGACTGTATTGAATTTTTTAGTATCACTAGCCAATATGAACATAAGTCAAAAAAGATAAAACAAGTATATTTTCCTATCAAAGATTGGAAAAAGTCAGGTCTGCATAAGGCTTCTTGGATAGATGTTGGTATGCTAAGAGCAATACCTAAAGGAAATGAAAAAATAAAATACGCCAAGGTAGGTACGCTAATGAAAGAAGACGGGGCTCGATTGATTGAATTCATCAAAAATTTACAACAAAACGAGAAGTTGTAA
- a CDS encoding FAD-dependent oxidoreductase, with protein MRIVIVGGSFAGIQAAVSLRNDCPESEIIIIEKQGRIGFIPNSVNLILKGEFHEEAHHYWMTKEQLAQEHQVEVRTETEVVALNSDKNQIQLQDGELLHFDYLVIATGSHQRFRFSTQENDTIWTIKDPKTSQEFQQRISTSKKIAVIGAGQVGLELIEGLANLGKELHLYESQSTVLFRYFDPEMIKPLYRELNDRGIRFFLNEQVQEIIETEQTEIFTENRSETYDLVLLANYTRPDNQLWEESLQLNDDGTIWVNDYLQTSQENIYAIGDAIQVTYRPTQEKMYVSLVNNAIRTAKIASKNISGQLKKDLGTYRPIGNHWFGHYFGSVGLTESESIFYPGKIKTHYLTTRASATNQESINIKVLLTEDGKLIGAQCHSQAVIFYLLDRLTLAVEEGWTLADLEAREFFFQPEFRAPTALVKVVDPFDED; from the coding sequence ATGAGGATCGTAATCGTCGGTGGCTCATTTGCGGGCATTCAGGCAGCTGTTTCATTGCGTAACGACTGTCCGGAAAGTGAGATAATCATTATTGAAAAACAAGGGCGGATAGGGTTTATCCCGAATAGTGTCAATTTGATCTTGAAAGGGGAATTCCACGAAGAAGCGCATCATTATTGGATGACAAAAGAACAGTTGGCTCAAGAACATCAAGTAGAGGTACGAACAGAAACAGAAGTGGTTGCTTTGAACAGCGATAAAAATCAAATCCAATTACAAGACGGTGAGCTGCTTCACTTTGATTATCTTGTGATTGCGACAGGCTCACATCAACGCTTCCGTTTTAGTACGCAAGAAAATGATACGATTTGGACGATCAAAGATCCTAAAACTTCGCAAGAATTCCAACAACGCATCAGTACATCGAAAAAAATCGCAGTGATCGGTGCAGGACAAGTAGGCTTGGAGTTGATTGAAGGATTAGCAAACTTAGGAAAGGAACTTCATCTATACGAAAGCCAATCGACGGTTTTATTCCGCTATTTTGATCCAGAAATGATCAAGCCACTGTATCGTGAGCTGAACGATCGAGGGATCCGATTTTTCTTAAATGAACAAGTACAAGAAATCATTGAAACAGAGCAAACAGAAATCTTCACGGAAAATAGAAGTGAAACGTATGATTTGGTTTTGTTAGCGAATTACACTCGTCCAGATAATCAATTATGGGAAGAGTCACTTCAATTGAATGACGATGGGACGATCTGGGTCAACGACTACCTTCAAACGTCACAGGAAAATATTTATGCGATCGGCGATGCGATCCAAGTGACTTATCGACCCACACAAGAAAAAATGTACGTCTCTTTAGTGAACAATGCGATCCGAACTGCGAAGATCGCTAGTAAAAATATCAGCGGGCAACTAAAGAAAGATCTAGGCACCTATCGTCCAATCGGCAATCACTGGTTTGGCCATTATTTTGGCAGTGTCGGGTTAACAGAAAGTGAAAGTATTTTTTATCCTGGCAAAATAAAAACACACTATCTAACGACTAGAGCCTCGGCGACGAATCAGGAATCGATCAACATAAAAGTATTGCTGACGGAAGATGGAAAACTGATCGGCGCGCAATGCCATAGTCAAGCTGTGATTTTCTATCTCTTAGACCGACTGACGTTAGCAGTTGAGGAAGGATGGACACTCGCAGATCTAGAAGCGCGCGAATTCTTCTTTCAACCTGAGTTTCGAGCGCCAACAGCTCTTGTAAAGGTGGTTGATCCTTTCGATGAAGATTGA
- a CDS encoding helix-turn-helix domain-containing protein produces MKIEEFLEKKEQIQIELLRMLVLEGGSASINELRSHVKLSKSAFDQYIDDIEMIGRMMKTKISVRKNEFQVVLDLDEQTSLEKIMLFLVQQSVKYQILTYLLEHQQASSVRLATAFTISESSVFRKIKELNHLLKEFSLQIKNGQIQGEELQIRYFYYSLFQFFPESQRPQYLQDTPDKRPLTVGLAHVLNTSFSPQSSIKIATWIGITRKRLLSDKMKFQATKEKKDLYQNDQLYQTIHPVISLYLSRTAADVTAYESMLFYSFLVSFSVLEEETFYQYDLTRSKKLPTAVLDTYIRETMLWHYRPRRLKIKEEKTIGYHLAQINNELYFFSGYLTIYDQQHLLTQQQRMLGDSLSQLLDRLKTTTIEQLPMKKLTDQVLDNLMSQYANILMMIDFYIEKSVVIGIDLQSLPIYRIAFQQFLIRELKGISGIVIEEVQPEKSYDFVITFNQEKKGQEYYYLSEFASSYDISRLKRKIERDKKAKN; encoded by the coding sequence ATGAAGATTGAGGAATTTTTAGAAAAAAAAGAACAGATTCAGATTGAACTATTACGAATGCTTGTATTAGAAGGTGGTTCTGCCTCAATCAATGAACTGCGATCTCATGTGAAATTATCAAAATCTGCCTTCGACCAGTATATTGATGACATTGAAATGATCGGTCGTATGATGAAAACGAAAATTTCTGTCCGAAAAAATGAATTCCAAGTGGTGCTTGATTTAGACGAGCAGACGAGTCTAGAAAAAATCATGCTTTTTTTAGTCCAGCAAAGTGTGAAATATCAGATCCTGACGTATTTACTTGAACATCAACAAGCTTCCAGTGTGCGCTTGGCAACAGCTTTTACGATCAGTGAATCTTCTGTTTTTAGAAAGATCAAAGAATTGAATCATCTCTTGAAAGAGTTCTCCTTGCAGATCAAGAATGGACAGATCCAAGGAGAAGAGCTACAGATCCGCTATTTTTATTATTCCTTGTTTCAATTTTTCCCAGAATCACAAAGACCGCAATATTTACAAGATACACCGGATAAACGCCCGTTGACGGTAGGATTGGCGCATGTCCTCAATACAAGTTTTTCTCCCCAATCATCGATAAAAATCGCGACATGGATCGGTATTACAAGAAAAAGACTCCTGTCAGATAAGATGAAGTTTCAAGCAACAAAAGAAAAAAAAGATTTATACCAAAATGATCAGTTGTACCAAACGATTCATCCAGTCATTTCATTGTATCTCAGCCGAACGGCCGCTGATGTCACAGCTTATGAGTCTATGCTATTTTATAGTTTTCTTGTTTCTTTTTCTGTATTGGAGGAGGAAACATTTTATCAATATGACTTGACTCGTAGTAAAAAGTTGCCAACAGCTGTTTTGGATACGTATATTCGCGAAACGATGCTATGGCATTATCGACCTAGACGACTAAAAATCAAAGAAGAAAAAACGATCGGGTATCATTTGGCACAAATCAATAATGAATTATACTTTTTTTCCGGCTATTTAACGATTTATGATCAACAACATCTACTCACGCAGCAACAGCGTATGTTGGGAGATTCATTGAGTCAATTACTTGATCGCTTGAAAACGACTACCATTGAGCAGCTGCCTATGAAAAAATTGACTGATCAAGTTCTAGATAACTTGATGAGTCAATATGCGAATATTTTGATGATGATTGATTTCTATATTGAAAAATCTGTGGTCATTGGCATCGACCTGCAATCCTTACCGATTTATCGAATCGCTTTTCAACAATTTTTGATTCGAGAACTAAAGGGGATCAGTGGGATCGTGATCGAAGAAGTCCAACCAGAAAAAAGCTATGATTTTGTGATCACCTTTAATCAGGAAAAAAAAGGACAGGAGTATTATTATCTGTCTGAATTTGCTTCAAGCTATGATATATCAAGGTTGAAGCGCAAAATTGAGCGTGACAAAAAAGCTAAAAATTAA
- the glpK gene encoding glycerol kinase GlpK, which produces MTESTYIMAIDQGTTSSRAIIFDKKGRHIGSSQKEFTQYFPRESWVEHDANEIWNSVQSVIAGAFIESGIKPTQIAGIGITNQRETTVIWEKDTGRPIYHAVVWQSRQSADIANKLKEDGHQEFFHEKTGLVIDAYFSATKIRWILDHVEGAQERAEKGELMFGTIDSWLVWKLTDGQAHVTDYSNASRTMLFNIHDLDWDQEILDLLNIPRVMLPKVTSNSEVYGYTQGYHFYGSEAPISGMAGDQQAALFGQMAFEPGMVKNTYGTGSFIVMNTGEKPQLSKNNLLTTIGYGINGKVYYALEGSIFVAGSSIQWLRDGLQMLQKASDSEDAAKRSISEDEVYVVPAFVGLGAPYWDQAARGSMFGLTRGTTKEDIIKATLQSIAYQVRDIIDTMQDDTGIKIPVLKVDGGAANNEYLMQFQTDILNVPIQRAGNLETTALGAAFLAGLAVGYWKDTDEIREFYEAGKIFEVEMPEERREKLYTGWKKAVKATQAFE; this is translated from the coding sequence ATGACAGAATCTACGTATATCATGGCAATTGACCAAGGGACGACAAGCTCACGAGCGATTATCTTTGATAAAAAAGGAAGACACATCGGTAGTTCGCAAAAAGAATTCACTCAATATTTTCCACGCGAAAGCTGGGTAGAGCATGATGCGAATGAAATCTGGAACTCCGTACAGTCAGTTATCGCTGGTGCATTCATTGAATCCGGTATCAAACCAACACAAATCGCAGGTATCGGTATCACGAACCAACGTGAGACGACAGTGATTTGGGAAAAAGACACAGGACGTCCGATCTATCATGCAGTGGTTTGGCAATCACGTCAATCAGCAGATATTGCCAACAAATTAAAAGAAGACGGACACCAAGAATTTTTCCATGAAAAAACTGGTTTAGTCATTGATGCGTATTTCTCTGCTACTAAGATTCGTTGGATCTTAGATCACGTAGAAGGCGCACAAGAACGAGCGGAAAAAGGCGAGTTGATGTTTGGAACGATCGATTCTTGGCTTGTTTGGAAATTGACAGATGGACAAGCGCATGTAACCGATTACTCAAATGCAAGTCGTACAATGTTGTTTAATATCCATGACTTGGATTGGGATCAAGAAATCTTAGATTTATTGAATATTCCACGAGTGATGTTGCCGAAAGTGACATCAAACTCAGAAGTTTACGGTTATACACAAGGCTATCACTTCTATGGTAGTGAAGCACCAATCTCTGGTATGGCTGGAGACCAACAAGCCGCATTATTCGGTCAGATGGCTTTTGAGCCAGGGATGGTCAAAAACACTTATGGAACTGGTTCATTTATTGTGATGAACACTGGGGAAAAACCACAATTATCTAAAAATAATTTGTTGACGACGATTGGTTACGGAATAAATGGAAAGGTTTACTATGCGTTAGAAGGAAGTATCTTTGTCGCTGGTTCCTCCATCCAATGGTTGCGTGACGGCTTACAAATGCTACAAAAAGCAAGTGATTCAGAAGATGCAGCGAAGCGTTCGATAAGTGAAGATGAAGTATATGTTGTACCTGCCTTCGTTGGGCTTGGAGCACCTTATTGGGATCAAGCAGCACGTGGCTCAATGTTTGGTCTAACACGAGGAACGACGAAAGAAGACATCATCAAAGCAACCTTGCAATCCATTGCTTATCAAGTTCGCGATATCATTGATACGATGCAAGATGATACAGGTATCAAGATCCCTGTGTTAAAAGTCGATGGTGGTGCAGCGAACAATGAATACTTGATGCAGTTCCAAACAGATATTTTGAATGTACCGATCCAACGTGCTGGTAACTTGGAAACGACAGCATTAGGCGCTGCCTTCCTTGCAGGTTTAGCAGTTGGTTATTGGAAAGATACAGATGAAATTCGTGAATTTTATGAAGCAGGCAAAATTTTCGAAGTAGAAATGCCAGAAGAGCGTAGAGAAAAACTTTACACTGGCTGGAAAAAAGCTGTGAAAGCGACTCAAGCTTTTGAGTAA
- the glpO gene encoding type 1 glycerol-3-phosphate oxidase: MFSRKTRQANIDHMKQEELDLLIIGGGITGAGVAIQAAASGIKTGLIEMQDFAEGTSSRSTKLVHGGIRYLKTFDVEVVADTVGERAVVQSVAPHIPKPDPMLLPIYEGEGATTFNMFSVKVAMDLYDKLANVTGTKFENYTLTPEEVLEREPFLKKDGLAGAGVYLDFRNNDARLVIDNIKKAAEDGAYLVSKMKATGFIYDGDQIIGVKARDLLSDEVIEIRAKIVINTSGPWVDKIRNLNFKRAISPKMRPTKGVHLVVDAKKLPVPQPTYFDTGKQDGRMVFAIPRENKTYFGTTDTDYQGDFTDPQVTQEDVDYLLDVINHRYPEANITLADIESSWAGLRPLLIGNAGSDYNGGDNGSISDKSFRKVVDTVTDFKENKVSRVEVEDVLNHLESSRDEKAPSTVSRGSSLEREPDGLVTLSGGKITDYRKMAEGAMKLIRQLLKEEYGVTAKEIDSKTYSISGGDFDPTKQEEMVQEYTKIGMEAGLDEKDAAYIADFYGTNAKHIFELAKEMSPYPGLTLAESARLRYGLENEMVLAPGDYLIRRTNHLLFERDQLDAIKQPIIDAIAAYFDWTDEEKERETQHLEQLIAESDLRDLKGEK; encoded by the coding sequence ATGTTTTCAAGAAAAACAAGACAAGCTAACATTGACCACATGAAACAAGAAGAATTAGATCTTTTGATTATCGGTGGAGGAATCACTGGTGCAGGTGTAGCGATCCAAGCAGCTGCTTCAGGTATCAAAACCGGTTTGATTGAAATGCAAGACTTTGCGGAAGGAACTTCTTCACGTTCAACCAAATTAGTACATGGCGGTATTCGCTATTTAAAAACGTTTGATGTTGAAGTAGTAGCAGACACAGTAGGTGAGCGAGCAGTAGTACAAAGTGTCGCTCCGCATATTCCTAAACCAGATCCGATGTTATTACCGATTTATGAAGGAGAAGGTGCCACAACCTTCAACATGTTCTCAGTAAAAGTTGCGATGGACTTGTACGATAAGTTAGCCAACGTGACAGGAACAAAATTTGAAAATTATACGCTAACGCCGGAAGAAGTCTTAGAGCGCGAGCCATTCTTGAAAAAAGATGGGTTAGCAGGTGCTGGAGTTTACTTGGATTTCCGTAACAATGATGCACGTTTAGTGATCGATAATATCAAAAAAGCGGCAGAAGACGGAGCGTATTTGGTCAGCAAAATGAAAGCCACTGGTTTTATCTATGATGGCGATCAAATCATCGGTGTCAAAGCTCGTGACTTGTTAAGTGATGAAGTGATTGAGATCCGAGCAAAAATCGTGATCAACACAAGCGGCCCATGGGTAGATAAGATCCGCAACTTGAATTTCAAACGGGCGATCTCACCAAAAATGCGTCCGACAAAAGGGGTACATTTAGTCGTAGATGCGAAGAAATTACCTGTGCCACAGCCAACTTACTTTGACACAGGAAAACAAGATGGCCGCATGGTCTTTGCGATCCCTCGTGAAAACAAAACGTATTTTGGAACGACAGATACTGATTATCAAGGTGATTTTACGGACCCTCAAGTGACACAAGAAGATGTGGATTACTTACTAGACGTGATCAATCATCGTTATCCAGAAGCAAACATCACTTTGGCGGATATCGAATCAAGTTGGGCAGGCTTACGTCCATTGTTGATCGGGAATGCGGGTTCTGACTACAACGGAGGAGACAACGGTTCGATTTCCGATAAAAGCTTCCGTAAAGTCGTGGATACAGTGACAGATTTCAAAGAAAACAAAGTATCCCGTGTAGAAGTGGAAGATGTATTGAATCATTTAGAAAGCAGTCGTGATGAAAAAGCACCGTCGACAGTTTCACGTGGTAGCTCATTGGAACGTGAACCAGACGGACTAGTGACTCTATCTGGTGGTAAAATCACTGATTATCGCAAAATGGCAGAAGGTGCGATGAAGTTGATCCGCCAACTATTAAAAGAAGAATATGGCGTAACAGCGAAAGAAATCGATTCGAAGACCTATTCGATCTCAGGCGGTGATTTTGATCCGACGAAACAAGAAGAAATGGTCCAAGAATATACAAAAATCGGTATGGAAGCTGGTCTGGATGAAAAAGACGCTGCATATATCGCAGACTTCTACGGAACAAATGCGAAACATATCTTTGAATTAGCAAAAGAAATGAGTCCTTATCCAGGATTGACCTTGGCTGAATCTGCACGTTTACGCTATGGATTAGAAAATGAAATGGTCTTAGCTCCAGGTGATTACTTGATTCGTCGTACGAACCATCTCTTATTTGAAAGAGATCAGTTAGATGCGATCAAACAACCGATCATTGATGCGATCGCTGCATACTTTGATTGGACAGACGAAGAAAAAGAACGGGAAACGCAACATTTAGAACAACTGATCGCTGAATCAGACTTGCGCGACCTGAAAGGAGAAAAATAA